The genomic region CCATATCGTTCGGACAATGGACCGAGGCTGGAGCAATAACTCAGAAATTCGGTGGGGTCAGGTTCTTGAAGTGGCCGTTGAGACGCACCCGTTCCTTGAGGCGCTCAGTCTCCAGCAGCACGGGCAGAATGTGCTCCAGATGCTCTAGCACCAGTTCCTGGCGCTCAGTTTCGGTTTCGGCCTCCAGCAGCTGGAATTCCTGCTCGGTATTCAAACCCAGGTGATGCGCAATGTCATACACGCGGTAGTCGGCCGGCAGCTCCTGCATCAGCTTGCGCAGCCCCAGCACGTCGTACAGCTGCTCTACGTGCGCCGTGATACGCGCCTGCAGCAGCACGTCGGCAGTTTTGTCGTCCGGTACGTCGTCTACCAGGCCGCCAGCGTAGAGCTTGCCCGGCGCCTGCCGGTAGAACTCCTCCACCCGAAACAGCCCGATGGCGCGGGTGCGGATATCCAGCTCCCCGCTGTCGTAGCTTTTCTCGACCCCGATCAGCTGCATTTCGGTGCCCAGCATGCTCACGGCCTCGTTGCGGTAGGGCGGGATGCCGAAGGTGATGCCTTCGCTCAGGCAGTCGCGCACCAGCTGGCGGTAGCGCGGCTCGAAGATGTGCAGATTGAGTTTTTCACCGGGAAAAACGACTAGGTTAAGTGGAAAGAGGGCTAGCAGACGCGACATGGCTTGTAAACAAAGGAACAGCGAAAAGGTAGCCGAAAACCGGCACCATGCCGGCCGGTGGTCCTGAAAACACTACTTTTACGAGTGCTAAGGCCATTTAGGCAGCAATAACCCCAGCAGATTTTTACTCGTCTCCGGCAGTGACAACGGATTATAGCAACGTGTGGCGGCAAGCCCGGCAGGTGGCCCTACAAGTGACAGTGGCCTTGTTTCTGGCATCCATTGCCTGGGTGCTCATCTACCGGTGGGTGGCGCCGCCGGCTACCTGGCTGATGCTGGACCGCCGCGCCCACGCCCCCGTGGGCCTGGGCTACTACGGCATCCAGGAAGACGACCGGAGCATCAAGTACCATTTTAAGAACCTCGACGAGGTGTCGGCGGAAGTGCCACTGGCCCTCATTGCGGCCGAAGACCAGCGCTTCCTGCTGCACCACGGCTTCGACGGCAATGCGCTGTGGAAAGCGGCCAAATACAACTTCGGGGGCGGCAAGCAGCTGCGCGGCGGCAGCACCATCACGCAGCAGGTGGCCAAAAACGTGTTTCTGTGGCACGGCCGCAGCTACATCCGTAAGGCGGCGGAAGCCTACTTTACGGTGCTCATTGAGCTGCTCTGGGACAAGCGCCGCATCATGGAAATGTATTTGAGCGTGGCGGAAATGGGTGACTGTACGTTTGGGGTGGAGGCCGCCTCGCAACGCTACTTCCGCAAGCCCGCCAGCCGCCTCAACCGCCAAGAAGCCGCGCTGCTGGCCGGCGTGCTGCCCAATCCGCTCCGGTTCCGGGCCAGCAACCCCGGCCCGCAGGCCCGCGCCAAGCAGCGCCGCGTGGTGCGCAACATGCGCCGCCTGGGCGGCACGACCTACGTGCGCGAGCTGCTGGACTAACTCTTGCCCAACGCGGCGGCTAATTCGCCGGTAGTTTGCACCTTAGGGCCTTCTGATATACCTGCGTTACTCTTGCTGTATGAAACCATTTGCTGTCTTGCCGCTGGGCTTTCTGCTGGCCTGTTCTGCCAGCCGCCCTACTCCCCCGACGGGGCCGCCGGAGGCACCGGCCGAAACGCGCCGGTCCATCGAGCGGCTGCTGACTACCCAAACCGCCGCCTGGAACCGCGGCGACGTGGCGGGATTCATGCAGGGTTACTGGCAGAACGATTCGCTGGTGTTTATCGGCAAAAGCGGCCTCACCTACGGCTGGCAGCGCACCCTCGACAACTACCGCCGCAGCTACCCCAGCCCGGAAGCCATGGGCCAGCTCCGCTTCAACGGCCTGCGCATCACGCCCCTAACCCCGGAAACGGCGCAGGTGGTCGGCCGCTGGCACCTGGCCCGCCCAACCGCCGGCGACCTGCAGGGCCACTACCTGCTGGTGCTGCGCCGCCTGAACGGCCAATGGGTGATTGTGGCCGATCATTCGAGTTAGGGTGCCTTTTGTCATTGCGAGGACGAAGAACATTCCGCGCATCAAGCGGCGTCAATCCTTCCTCTATCTGCTGAAAACTTTCCTTACAGACAAGTCCTCCGGCAATAGTGTAGTACACTAACGCCGGAGGGCTTTCTGCTTAGGGTGGCTTGTCTCACAGAGAGCAAGGATTAGCTTCGCTCTGCTCGCAATGACAGGGAATTACTGCATCACCGGCTTGCCATCTCCTTCGCCGTCGAGGTCGTCTTCGGTGTCAGCGGCTTCGTCTTTTTGCTTTTCCTGCTCCACGGCCGGAATGGCTTCGTGCAAGATAAAGCCGGCTTTGGCGGCG from Hymenobacter canadensis harbors:
- a CDS encoding LON peptidase substrate-binding domain-containing protein, translated to MSRLLALFPLNLVVFPGEKLNLHIFEPRYRQLVRDCLSEGITFGIPPYRNEAVSMLGTEMQLIGVEKSYDSGELDIRTRAIGLFRVEEFYRQAPGKLYAGGLVDDVPDDKTADVLLQARITAHVEQLYDVLGLRKLMQELPADYRVYDIAHHLGLNTEQEFQLLEAETETERQELVLEHLEHILPVLLETERLKERVRLNGHFKNLTPPNF
- a CDS encoding YybH family protein, which gives rise to MKPFAVLPLGFLLACSASRPTPPTGPPEAPAETRRSIERLLTTQTAAWNRGDVAGFMQGYWQNDSLVFIGKSGLTYGWQRTLDNYRRSYPSPEAMGQLRFNGLRITPLTPETAQVVGRWHLARPTAGDLQGHYLLVLRRLNGQWVIVADHSS
- the mtgA gene encoding monofunctional biosynthetic peptidoglycan transglycosylase, yielding MTTDYSNVWRQARQVALQVTVALFLASIAWVLIYRWVAPPATWLMLDRRAHAPVGLGYYGIQEDDRSIKYHFKNLDEVSAEVPLALIAAEDQRFLLHHGFDGNALWKAAKYNFGGGKQLRGGSTITQQVAKNVFLWHGRSYIRKAAEAYFTVLIELLWDKRRIMEMYLSVAEMGDCTFGVEAASQRYFRKPASRLNRQEAALLAGVLPNPLRFRASNPGPQARAKQRRVVRNMRRLGGTTYVRELLD